In the genome of Arthrobacter sp. PAMC25284, the window GAGTTCGCGGTCGCCGTCGTCCTCATATCCTGCCGTGGCCACCACGATTCCTTTGACGCCGGCGGCGGCGCAGTCCCGGACGACGGCGGGGACTTCCTCAACGGGCACGGCGATGACAGCGAGCCGGACCGGTCCAGGAACCTCAGCGAGGCGGGCGAAGGACAGCATCCCGGCGAGTTCCATGGCCTCCGGGTTGATGGCGTAAACCGGACCCGTGAATCCGCCTTCGATGATGTGTTCGAGCAACTGGTACCCCACGGCGCCCCAGGTGCGGCTGGCCCCGATCACCGCCACGGAAGACGGTGCCAGCAGTTCCTGGATGCTGCGCGCCTCAGCGCGATGTTCCCGCGCCTCCATCACGGTGCGGGACTTGTCCGTGGGGTCGATGTTGAACTCGAGGCTGATCACACCGTCGTCGTAGTGGCGTTTGACGTCATAGCCGGCGTCAGCGAACACCATCAGCATCTTGCGGTTTTCCGGGAGCACCTCTGCGCTGAAGATGCGGATGCCGTTTTCCCGGGCAGCTGCGGCGAGGTGCTCGAGGAGGATGGAGCCGATGCCCCGGCCCTGGTGGGCGTCCGCGATGTTGAAGGCGACTTCGGCCTCTGCCGGGTTGTCGAGACGGTCGTAGCGGCCTATCCCGAGAATCTCCCCGCCGATGGTGATGACGAGGGCAACCCGGTCGCGGTAGTCCACCTCCGTGAAGCGCCGGAGCTCCTTACCGGACAACGAGGCCTTGAACGCAAAGAAGCGCATGTAGATCGACTTTTGCGATTGTCCCGTATGGAAGGCCTGCACGGCCTGGGCATCAGAGGGGTGGATCGGGCGCACATGGGCCGTTCCACCGTCGCGCAGGACGACGTCGGCTTCCCAGTATTCCGGATATATGCCGCCCGCGGGCTGATCCACCATAGGCTTAGCCTAGTCATAAACTTTCGCAGTACCCGTTCAGCCCCCTTGAAAAGGACCCCCAGCCTCATGGCCCGCCGCCAAACCACGCCCCCCGCCGGGGACGCCAGCCCTGATTTCGTCGAAAACATCGTCGATATCGATGTCACTTCCGAGATGGAAGGCTCGTTCCTGGAGTACGCCTATTCGGTGATCTACTCCAGGGCCCTCCCGGATGCCCGCGACGGCCTGAAACCCGTCCAGCGGCGCATCCTGTACATGATGAGCGAGATGGGGCTCCGCCCGGACCGCGGCCATGTCAAGAGTGCCCGCGTGGTGGGCGAGGTCATGGGCAAGCTGCATCCGCACGGCGACACCGCGATCTACGACGCCATGGTGCGGATGGCACAGGGCTTCTCCCTCCGGCTGCCGCTGATCGACGGCCACGGAAACTTCGGCTCGCTCGACGACGGTCCGGCCGCCCCGCGATATACCGAGGCACGGCTCGCGGCGGCGGCACTGACCCTGACCGACCACCTCGACGAGGACGTCGTTGATTTCGTCCCGAACTACGACAACCAGCTCACCCAGCCCGAGGTCCTGCCCGCGGCGTTCCCCAACCTGCTCGTGAACGGCGCCACCGGTATCGCCGTGGGCATGGCAACGAACATGGCCCCGCACAACCTGGTCGAGGTCATTGCCGCCGCCCGGCACCTCATCGCGCACCCGGACGCCACCCTCGAGGACCTGATGAGGTTCATCCCCGGCCCCGACCTCCCGACCGGCGGCCGGATCGTCGGCCTGGACGGCATTCGTGACGCCTACGCCACCGGCCGCGGCTCGTTTAAGACCCGGGCCAAGGTGGAGATTGAGCAGCTCTCGGCCCGCCGCACCGGCCTGGTGGTGACGGAGCTGCCGTACATGGTCGGGCCGGAAAAGGTCATCGAGAAAATCAAGGACGCCGTCAACGGCAAAAAGCTCACCGGCATCAGCGACGTCGTGGACCTGACAGACCGCAAGCACGGCCTGCGGCTCGTTATCGAACTCAAGAACGGGTTCAACCCCACCGCCGTCCTGCAGCAGCTCTACCGGTTCACCCCGATGGAAGACTCCTTCGGCATCAACAACGTCACACTGGTGGACGGCCAGCCGCAGACGCTCGGCCTCGTGCCGCTGCTCACCGTCTACGTGGAGCACCGCATCACCGTGGTGCGCCGGCGGACCGCCTTCCGCCTGGGCAAGAAAAAGGACCGCCTGCACCTGGTGGAGGGTCTTCTTATAGCCATCGTCGACATCGACGAGGTCATCCAGATCATCCGGTCCTCCGACGAGGCCGCCGAGGCCCGGGCCCGGCTGATGTCCATCTACGACCTCTCCGAAATCCAGGCCAACTACATCCTGGAGCTCCGGCTCCGGCAGCTCACGAAGTACTCCCGGATCGAGTTGGAGAAGGAACAGGACGAGCTGCGCCGCGAGATCGCGGAGCTCGAAGCAATCCTCGCCTCACCGGAGCTTCTCCGCGGGCTCGTGTCCGATGAGCTCGCCAGCATCGCCGAGAAATACGGCACCCCGCGCCGCACCGTACTGCTTGAATCCGAGGCGGTCTCCCCCACCGTCGCCGCCGCCCTGGCCGCGGCCCCCGGGGCAAAAGGCAAGGCCGCTCCCCTGGCCTTGGAAATCACCGACGATCCGTGCTGGGCCATCCTGACCGCCTCCGGCCAGATCGCGCGCACCGCCAACCAGGACAGCCTCGCCGAGGCAGGACCGCGGACCCGGCATGACGTCTTCACCTCGGTACTGAACACCTCGGCGCGCGGTGAGATCGCCGCCGTCACCTCCCAAGGCCGGATGCTGCGCCTGCAGGTGATGGACATGCCGGTGCTGCCGCCGACGTCCGGAACGCCGAACATGGCCGGGGGCGTCCCGGCCAAGGACTTCATCACTCTGCTCAAGGGCGAATCGCTCGTTTCTTTCGCCCCGCTGGACCAGGTCCTCGCGATCGGCACGGCCCAGGGCGTCGTCAAGCGCGTGCAGCCCGACTACCCGCTGAACCGCGAAGACTGGGAGGTGATCGCGCTCAAGGACAAGGACACCGTAGTGGGCGTGGCGCCCGCAGGTTCCGACGACGATGACCTCATTTTCCTGACCCGGCAGGCGCAACTGCTGCGCTTCAGCGCCTCAGTGGTGCGGCCGCAAGGCAGGACCGCGGGCGGAATGGCGGGAATCAAGCTGGCCGCCGGTGACCGGGTGCTGTTCTTCGGCGCCACCGCGCCGGCCGACGCGGCCGCCGTCGTTGTGACCATCGCGGGGACCGACGGCGCCTTGCCTGGCACCGCCCCGGGGGCCGCCAAGGTCACGGCACTGAACGAATACCCGGCGAAGGGGCGCGCCACTGCCGGGGTTCGGGCGCACCGCTTCCTCAAGGGCGAGGACACCCTCCTTATCGCGTGGGCCGGACACGGCCCAGCGAAGGCATCCTCCTCCGCCGGGGTGGCCCGGTCCCTGCCCGGCGAACATGGCAGGCGAGACGGATCGGGCATTCCGCTGTCCCAGGCCATCGATGCGATCGGCCCGAGCATGGCCTGGGAGCCGGCGCCCGGGGCTAATGACTAGGCACGCGCACAAGGCCAGCCACGCTTCCGTGGCTGGCCACGTCTTGATACCCTGCGGCAGTTGAACCGGCGCGTTAGGGCATGTAGTTCAGACTGAGGATATTTCCCTCGCTGTCCAGGAACCATGCTGCGGCGCTTCCGTCAGGCATCCTGGCAATGCCGCCTTCCGTTTTCAAACCCGGAAAGTCGTACTCCTCGAAGACGACGCCCGTAGCCTGCAGCTCCGCAACGGCGGCCGCTATGTCCTCGACGATCCAGCCGATCTGTGTGTTCTTGGCTGAACCGGCGTTTGACGTCTGGTAGATCAGAAATCCTGTTCCATCGCCGCACTTGTACTGCACGTTGTCCTCGGCATCTGGGTTATCCGGTTCGAGCCCGAGTTTGTCGCGGTAGAAATCGCGCGCGCGGGTGATATCGGCGGCCGGCAACACGGAGCCGACCCACTTGTCTTTCAGCATGGCTGTGTTCCTTTCCAGGCCCACCCCCCGGAACGAACTTTACTCCGTTTGGCGCCTCGCGAGCCCGGGAATCTGTGGACCATTTGCAGCTGGCTTTCCCGGGTCTGCCCAGCGCCAACTTCGCCGGATGAGGAGGCGGTTTTGCGTCCGGTCCTGGCAGCCCTAATGAAGCAGTTCAGCTGCAGAAATAGTGGTTTCTTCGGGGCTGTTGGCGAGGGTCCAGGTGTGGGGGCGCGATAAACCACGGGATCCCGGTACGCATCTGGATAGTCCACTGCGCCTTATGGATCACGTGGTGATGGTGCGAACACAGCAGGGTCCCGTTGTCAGTTCCCGTGCTGCCGCCGCGGGACCAGTAGGTGATGTGGTGGGCTTCGCACCAGGGCGCCGGGATAGTGCAGCGCGGAAAGGCGCAGCCCTGGTCGCGGGCGGTAATGGCTTTGCGGACGTGGGGCGGGAAGACCCGTGAGGCGCGGCCGATATCCAGGATCCGGCCCTCGCCGCCGAGGAGGACGGGGATGATGCCGGCGTCGCAGGCAATTTTCCGGATCGTGGACGCCGTGACCGGCCCGGTGAAAAGAAACGAAGCCGCTGTTGCGGTTCCGATCGCGCTGCCCGCGTCGTGAGCGGTCCCGGCGTCGTGAGCGGTGCCGGCGTCGTGAGCGGTGCCGGTGTCGGAGCCAATAACGTCCGGGATCTGGGCGCCGGTGGTGCCGTGGGAGTCCTCGATGCCGTACGTGCCGTAGGTGCCATGCTCTCCGGTGCCGAACCGATCGAAAAGATCCCGGTAGTTGATGATGGCCATGATCTGGGGGCGGAGCCCGCCCGCAGCGGGCAGGATGCCCGCCGCGAGAGCCGCTTTGCAGGCACCAACAAGCCCGTCGAGGAGTCTTTGGGGCCGCGAGCGCGGGTCCAGCCGGTCAGCAGCCCGGTCGTCCCCGTTCACCGTCCCTGTCCCAGTCGTCGGCCGCTGAGCCGGGGGCCGTGTCGGCCGGTGTCGCGGCCCGCCCTACGCGGGGGTTGGTGGCGACATTTATCACTGTGAGAAGGTGCTCGTATTGATCGGTTGTGGCGAAGATTGCCAGATGGTGAAGCCCGCGCCGGGGTTTCCGGACAAACGCGCCCTGCAGTTGCCGAAGGACTTCCTCGGAAGGTTCGCCGCCGTCCTGGTCCAGGGCATCGGCCCAGTGCTTGGCTACCCGGGCCAGGAAGTCATGGTCGTTTTCGGCCGCCGTCACGGTCAGGGCATGTTCCATCCCGGCAACGGCCTCCGGCCCGGCCGTGTGCCGGACCCTGTCCAGGGACATTGTGATGATCGTCGCGGCGTGCGAGGCGATATTCCCGGTGGCCACGGCTGCGGCGACCTCCGGCCGTGCCGCGGGCTCGGGCAGGCCCGCGATGCCCGACCGGGGCAGGACTTCGGCCGCGAGGGCAAGCCGGCGTTTGGCCTCGGATGCGCTGACCGCAGCCGTGCCCGAAGGAAGTCGGCCGGGTTTCGGTCCCCTTCACCCAGCACCTCAGCCACTCCATTTGTGCCTTTGCCTGGCGCGTCTGCAAACTTCGCCTCAATCGCGCCGCCGGATCCGCCGTCGGGTTCGGACTTTGGTTCTTGGGTCCAGCCGGTCAGCCAGCCGGCATCCGCCCCCGACCACGGCTCCGCGCCCCACCCTGCAGTCGCTTTCTGA includes:
- a CDS encoding VOC family protein; this translates as MLKDKWVGSVLPAADITRARDFYRDKLGLEPDNPDAEDNVQYKCGDGTGFLIYQTSNAGSAKNTQIGWIVEDIAAAVAELQATGVVFEEYDFPGLKTEGGIARMPDGSAAAWFLDSEGNILSLNYMP
- a CDS encoding HNH endonuclease, yielding MNGDDRAADRLDPRSRPQRLLDGLVGACKAALAAGILPAAGGLRPQIMAIINYRDLFDRFGTGEHGTYGTYGIEDSHGTTGAQIPDVIGSDTGTAHDAGTAHDAGTAHDAGSAIGTATAASFLFTGPVTASTIRKIACDAGIIPVLLGGEGRILDIGRASRVFPPHVRKAITARDQGCAFPRCTIPAPWCEAHHITYWSRGGSTGTDNGTLLCSHHHHVIHKAQWTIQMRTGIPWFIAPPHLDPRQQPRRNHYFCS
- a CDS encoding DUF222 domain-containing protein — translated: MPRSGIAGLPEPAARPEVAAAVATGNIASHAATIITMSLDRVRHTAGPEAVAGMEHALTVTAAENDHDFLARVAKHWADALDQDGGEPSEEVLRQLQGAFVRKPRRGLHHLAIFATTDQYEHLLTVINVATNPRVGRAATPADTAPGSAADDWDRDGERGRPGC
- a CDS encoding DNA topoisomerase (ATP-hydrolyzing) subunit A translates to MARRQTTPPAGDASPDFVENIVDIDVTSEMEGSFLEYAYSVIYSRALPDARDGLKPVQRRILYMMSEMGLRPDRGHVKSARVVGEVMGKLHPHGDTAIYDAMVRMAQGFSLRLPLIDGHGNFGSLDDGPAAPRYTEARLAAAALTLTDHLDEDVVDFVPNYDNQLTQPEVLPAAFPNLLVNGATGIAVGMATNMAPHNLVEVIAAARHLIAHPDATLEDLMRFIPGPDLPTGGRIVGLDGIRDAYATGRGSFKTRAKVEIEQLSARRTGLVVTELPYMVGPEKVIEKIKDAVNGKKLTGISDVVDLTDRKHGLRLVIELKNGFNPTAVLQQLYRFTPMEDSFGINNVTLVDGQPQTLGLVPLLTVYVEHRITVVRRRTAFRLGKKKDRLHLVEGLLIAIVDIDEVIQIIRSSDEAAEARARLMSIYDLSEIQANYILELRLRQLTKYSRIELEKEQDELRREIAELEAILASPELLRGLVSDELASIAEKYGTPRRTVLLESEAVSPTVAAALAAAPGAKGKAAPLALEITDDPCWAILTASGQIARTANQDSLAEAGPRTRHDVFTSVLNTSARGEIAAVTSQGRMLRLQVMDMPVLPPTSGTPNMAGGVPAKDFITLLKGESLVSFAPLDQVLAIGTAQGVVKRVQPDYPLNREDWEVIALKDKDTVVGVAPAGSDDDDLIFLTRQAQLLRFSASVVRPQGRTAGGMAGIKLAAGDRVLFFGATAPADAAAVVVTIAGTDGALPGTAPGAAKVTALNEYPAKGRATAGVRAHRFLKGEDTLLIAWAGHGPAKASSSAGVARSLPGEHGRRDGSGIPLSQAIDAIGPSMAWEPAPGAND